A genomic window from Chrysoperla carnea chromosome 3, inChrCarn1.1, whole genome shotgun sequence includes:
- the LOC123296563 gene encoding uncharacterized protein LOC123296563: MESSIIPDIEELTICGFCKQKFNDNELVPKMLSCKHYFCLQCTRTALNKAPGELYCVHCWKCTELDDLGPESLPTFNAVLQLAKNFSTLKLGTKPPEKSNKVISENCHTHAMPLALWCHTCCTAVCRACATTSDHANHQIKSQSEAKDQLVTEVQIELVSMTKMLTEIQRLGMQQRDFLLKILEACVTLKTHIETDLTNGLSHFELSESRELLAKTRTRLSVVDNPAEVHSLYSSLSIEKQQLQMRYQEMFLQCQLDDLIRNSNLVFDFQLLKQALANIHSGEMPPLPTNSRILPPHTQHNPILFLANYCMSQLYTRHVLSKQHLQNGNVDYHHTSPVIPPHLVTPQHAAPHLVLASPKNIYTPDNNSAATLMPVPNIITNSPQPNIIRNPTNIYPLYYFNIDVNGTPQGRLVIEVRPDVAPKMSKNFGMLATGEIGVGYKGCSIFQCWEGESVITGDFELNNGRGGRSIFEDGYFMPDDTKLLAVRGAVGMRRTQKRHDNMGMVGSQFRIILQEMRGFTAIFGHVVEGLELVEKISTFGDPAGKPTKTVIITKCGKL; the protein is encoded by the coding sequence atggaatcaTCCATAATTCCTGATATAGAAGAACTGACAATTTGTggattttgtaaacaaaaattcaacgATAATGAGTTAGTACCAAAAATGCTATCATGCAagcattatttttgtttacaatgtaCGCGAACAGCATTGAATAAAGCACCAGGTGAATTGTATTGTGTACATTGTTGGAAATGTACTGAACTGGATGATCTTGGCCCGGAATCATTACCCACGTTTAATGCTGTTTTAcaattagcaaaaaatttctCAACATTAAAGCTCGGTACAAAACCACCGGAAAAATCGAATAAAGTCATATCCGAGAATTGTCATACACATGCAATGCCGTTAGCATTATGGTGTCATACATGCTGCACGGCTGTTTGTCGAGCATGTGCGACAACAAGTGATCATGCGAATCATCAAATAAAATCGCAAAGCGAAGCGAAAGATCAGCTTGTTACCGAAGTGCAAATCGAATTGGTGTCAATGACGAAAATGTTAACGGAAATTCAACGTCTTGGTATGCAACAacgtgattttttattaaaaatacttgaagCATGTGTCACGCTAAAGACACACATCGAAACAGACCTAACAAATGGGTTATCACATTTTGAATTAAGCGAATCCCGTGAATTATTAGCGAAGACACGTACACGATTATCAGTGGTAGACAATCCCGCTGAAGTACATAGTTTATATTCATCGTTAAGTATCGAAAAACAACAATTACAAATGCGATATCAGGAGATGTTCCTACAATGCCAATTAGATGATTTAATTCGTAACTCAAATTTagtatttgattttcaattattaaaacaagCATTGGCAAATATACATAGTGGGGAGATGCCCCCATTACCAACAAATTCACGTATCTTGCCCCCACATACTCAACATAATCCAATATTATTTCTCGCCAATTATTGTATGTCACAATTATATACTCGACATGTGTTATCTAAACAGCATTTACAAAATGGGAATGTGGATTATCATCATACATCCCCGGTGATACCACCACATTTGGTGACTCCACAACATGCTGCTCCACATTTAGTTCTTGCatcaccaaaaaatatttacacgcCAGATAATAATAGTGCGGCAACATTAATGCCAGTGCCAAATATAATAACGAATTCGCCACAACCAAATATTATCCGTAATCCAACAAATATATATccgttatattattttaatattgatgtAAATGGTACACCACAGGGTCGTCTTGTTATTGAGGTCCGTCCGGATGTTGCACCaaaaatgtcgaaaaattttggtatgttaGCAACAGGTGAAATTGGTGTTGGCTATAAGGGTTGTTCGATATTTCAATGTTGGGAGGGAGAAAGTGTTATAACTGgtgattttgaattaaataatggaCGTGGTGGACGATCTATTTTTGAAGATGGTTATTTTATGCCTGACGATACAAAATTATTAGCTGTACGTGGGGCAGTTGGTATGCGACGTACACAAAAACGTCACGATAATATGGGTATGGTTGGATCACAATTTCGCATTATTTTACAAGAGATGCGAGGTTTTACAGCGATTTTTGGACATGTGGTCGAAGGACTCGAATTAGTTGAAAAGATCAGTACATTTGGTGATCCTGCTGGTAAACCAACAAAAACTGTAATTATCACCAAATGTGGTAAACTGTAA
- the LOC123294457 gene encoding 5'-AMP-activated protein kinase subunit beta-1: protein MGNAGSGGTARERHKSDGTAPSSPKVDGQAFVFDKKNENKIVYQGSTEEEEPYYTKNHGSQEIAFEAPRPRSNTVSEGTKVNENDKALPTVFRWEGGGKQVYISGTFSEWKTLPMVKSHRDFVTIIDLPEGEHQYKFFVDGEWRHDPSLKIVDNGMGSKNNLVSVKKSDFEVFQALAKDSETQGSDIQKEYTQEIPTNKPWEKVSGPPILPPHLLQVILNKDTPLSCEPTLLPEPNHVMLNHLYALSIKDGVMVLSATHRYRKKYVTTLLYKPI, encoded by the exons ATGGGTAATGCGggaagtggtggaacagctcgtGAACGACATAAATCAGATGGAACGGCTCCATCATCACCAAAAGTAGATGGTCAAGCATTTGTATTcgataagaaaaatgaaaataaaatagtatatcAAGGTTCAACAGAAGAGGAAGAACCGTATTACACGAAAAACCATGGAAGTCAAGAAATAGCATTTGAAGCCCCACGACCACGATCGAATACAGTTTCAGAAGGTACAAAAgtcaatgaaaatgataaagCTTTGCCAACAGTGTTTCGTTGGGAAGGCGGTGGCAAACAAGTGTATATTAGTGGTACATTTTCCGAATGGAAAACTTTACCAATGGTAAAAAGCCACCGTGATTTTGTTACAATAATAGATCTTCCAGAAGGTGAACAtcagtataaattttttgtggatggTGAATGGAGACACGATCCtagtttaaaaattgttgataatgGTATGGGATCGAAGAATAATTTAGTTAGTGTTAAAAAGTCAGATTTTGAAGTGTTCCAAGCTTTAGCCAAAGATAGTGAAACTCAAGGGAGTGATATACAAAAGGAATATACACAAGAGATTCCAACAAATAAACCGTGGGAAAAAGTATCTGGGCCACCAATATTACCTCCACATTTGTTGCAAGTTATCTTAAATAAGGATACACCACTATCa TGCGAACCAACATTACTTCCAGAGCCGAATCACGTTATGTTAAATCATTTGTATGCCTTGTCAATAAAAGATGGTGTTATGGTTTTAAGTGCTACACATCGGTATCGCAAAAAATATGTTACTACACTACTTTATAAACCGATCTAG